A region from the Triticum aestivum cultivar Chinese Spring chromosome 3D, IWGSC CS RefSeq v2.1, whole genome shotgun sequence genome encodes:
- the LOC123078131 gene encoding tonoplast dicarboxylate transporter, which yields MDPRCSQQWESSMEDVSTPLLPLRDDGRADGRSCSALSSLLANKYLAIAAGPLASALICAFVDFGHGRGAARNMLGALAWVFIWWLTDAVPLGVASMAPLFLFPAFGISSSDAVAKAYMDDVISLVLGSFILALAIEHYNIHRRLALNITSLFCGDPVRPPLLLLGICGTTMFISMWIHNTPCTVMMMPVATGILQRFPRGQAASSSADAHEVRRFSKAVVLGVMYASTIGGMSTLTGTGANIILVGMWSTYFPEQRPITFSSWMSFGFPVALVLFAALWVTLCLMYCSSNTGRALSAYLDRTHLRRELSLLGPMAFAEKMVLAIFGGLIVLWMTRSLTNDIPGWGVLFHGKVGDGTVTIMMTTLLFIIPNGKGGGEKLMDWGKCRKLQWNIILLLGAGFAIAEGFKASGLTDILSEGLGFLRGAPPLVIAPVACVFSAAITEFTSDDAATTLVLPLLAELGKTIGVHPLLLMVPGTVGAQLSYLLPTASPPNVVGFGTGYITIKDMVLTGIPIKVVGVATLAVLLPTLGSVVFGMDQKL from the exons ATGGATCCGCGGTGCAGCCAGCAGTGGGAGAGCTCGATGGAGGACGTGTCGACGCCGCTGCTGCCTCTGCGTGACGACGGCAGGGCGGACGGGCGCTCGTGCTCGGCCCTCAGTTCGCTGCTCGCCAACAAGTACCTCGCGATCGCGGCGGGGCCGCTGGCGTCGGCGCTGATCTGCGCGTTTGTGGACTTCGGCcacgggcgcggcgcggcgcgCAACATGCTGGGCGCGCTGGCGTGGGTGTTCATCTGGTGGCTCACCGACGCCGTGCCGCTCGGCGTGGCGTCCATGGCGCCGCTGTTCCTCTTCCCCGCGTTCGGCATCTCCTCGTCGGACGCCGTCGCCAAGGCCTACATGGACGACGTCATCTCCCTTGTCCTCGGTAGCTTCATCCTCGCGCTCGCCATCGAGCACTACAAcatccaccgccgcctcgccctcaaC ATCACGTCGCTCTTCTGCGGGGACCCGGTGaggccgccgctgctgctgctgggcatCTGCGGCACCACCATGTTCATCAGCATGTGGATCCACAACACGCCCTGCACCGTCATGATGATGCCGGTGGCGACGGGGATCCTGCAGCGGTTCCCGCGCGGCCAGGCGGCGTCCTCGTCCGCCGACGCGCACGAGGTCCGGCGGTTCTCCAAGGCGGTGGTGCTCGGCGTCATGTACGCGTCCACCATCGGCGGGATGTCGACGCTGACGGGCACGGGCGCCAACATCATCCTGGTGGGGATGTGGTCGACCTACTTCCCCGAGCAGCGGCCCATCACCTTTAGCTCCTGGATGTCCTTCGGCTTCCCCGTCGCGCTTGTCCTGTTCGCGGCGCTCTGGGTCACGCTCTGCCTCATGTACTGCTCCAGCAACACCGGAAGAGCGCTTTCGGCTTACCTCGACAGGACCCATCTCAGGAGGGAGCTCAGCTTGCTTG GTCCAATGGCTTTTGCAGAGAAGATGGTTCTAGCCATTTTTGGG GGCCTAATTGTGCTGTGGATGACGAGGAGCCTGACAAACGACATACCTGGGTGGGGAGTCCTCTTCCACGGCAAAGTTGGGGATGGAACAGTCACC ATCATGATGACGACTCTGCTCTTCATAATCCCCAACGGCAAGGGCGGCGGCGAGAAGCTCATGGACTGGGGCAAGTGCCGGAAGCTGCAGTGGAacatcatcctcctcctcggcgcGGGCTTCGCCATCGCCGAGGGCTTCAAGGCGAGCGGCCTGACGGACATACTCTCGGAGGGGCTGGGCTTCCTGAGGGGCGCGCCGCCGCTGGTGATCGCGCCCGTGGCGTGCGTCTTCAGCGCCGCCATCACGGAGTTCACGTCCGACGACGCGGCCACCACCCTGGTCCTGCCGCTGCTGGCGGAGCTGGGAAAGACCATCGGCGTGCACCCGCTGCTGCTCATGGTCCCCGGCACGGTCGGCGCGCAGCTGTCGTACCTGCTGCCCACCGCCTCGCCGCCCAACGTCGTCGGGTTCGGCACCGGCTACATCACCATCAAGGACATGGTGCTCACCGGAATACCGATCAAAGTGGTGGGCGTTGCAACTCTCGCCGTCCTACTGCCAACGCTAG GTTCTGTGGTTTTTGGCATGGATCAGAAGTTGTAG